In Mugil cephalus isolate CIBA_MC_2020 chromosome 11, CIBA_Mcephalus_1.1, whole genome shotgun sequence, the genomic window aaaaaatggcccaTGCACTGCAtatataccttttttttttcgttgtacTGTATGTATCATTAGATATACACAATTGCGGAAAAATAATGAGTTGTGTTGAACTGTAACCATCAGCTAAACGCTCCATTAGAGGGTTACGCTGGGTAAGACTGGGTGAGACACCACAGATAGTTTTGCAGTCTGTTCCCGGGGCCTTTTTTTAGCACAAGGTAAAATTAGAGCTGCtggaaaaacatgacatgaagcCGTCACAGGATTAAGTGTAGAGTAGAAAACATGACTGTAATGTGATAGTCAGTCAACATCCCCTCGGTTAGACTAAGGCTTTACCAGACTGAAGTTTTTCTTGGCGGTGAACCTGGATGAGAGGTAGAAGAAACTGCAAATTCAGCATTTTTTCCCCCGTCTTACAGAAATATTATTGTGCCAATCCTCTCTTGATCCCACCCCTGCTCACCAACCAGAGCAGGCGGAGCAGCTGAGATGAGCTTTGTTTGCTGAGTCTCACCCTGTCCATCGTCCTAATGGCCAACGGGATCTGTGTGGGATACTTCTCGAAATCCTATCTGTCCTGAGattttagcttaaaaaaaaaaaaaaaaaaaaaaaagctagggGGATCAAGAAAATGTACATGTAGTAAGCTGAACAAACATAAATCTGGATGCCGCGGCTAGTGCAAACCTCCCGTGTGCCTGGATTGATGCATTGCTAAAGGTTTAAGGGATTTGCTTGGGAAGTAAGAGTCTGGGAGCATCTTCCGTGTCACACTGTGAGAAAGGAGACTCCGTGTGTATTTACCTTTATCAGTAAAATATTCACGAACCTagaactttttgtttttggcatgAGTATCACATGACAAGGACGGATAAATCTGTTAAAGTCTAATTAGGAACAGTGGGTCAGTCTGGGTCTGTGTTGAAGACTGGGATTTCTAGAATTTGAAAATTTGAATGTTTGCAGCTTCACTCTCGGACTGCAAACATGCAAAGACTCGAGCTGAAGGCATTATTCATAATAACTGACTGTTACTTGCACTCTCAAACCGCCTATAAAAAGCTTCCCAGAACAAAAGTAGTCACATTTCATTAGGCGCCAAGTTTGCCGCCTCACTGCATCTGAAAAACGGGGATTTGAAAAGTGTACTGCCTCCGACCTCCTCTGTAGTACCATCAGCCCTGTGCATCATTTCCTGTATGTGAAATATAGAGGccatctctctctgtgtttgtcttgattgttcattgtttttccaCTGTTCATTATTTTGTAAGTTTTAGGGTTACGTGTTTGGAGTGATATTCTGAGACCTGAGCTCATCACATTACGGTCATTATCTGGCCTGTTTCCAGCTACAAAGAACCTGGTGACGTTTAATCACTGTTAactccttttatttcttatctctgatgaatcacacgTTTAAAGTAGAGAATAAAGCAGATAATCTGACACAGAATCCATTCTCTAAACTAACCTTCTGCCATTATCACTGAAACAGAGGATCATTGTCCTGTTTCCTAATGAAAGATGTAGTGAGCACAGAGCAGCTCTGCAAAGTACAGAAGGAGCATCAGTATTATGATCTTCTCAGTGCAAATGTGGAATATTTGAggttttgcatttatatttaaataagcTACAAAAGGTTATTTCtgtaattattatcatttgacTTTACTTTTTTCCCTCTAATTGCCTGCTCTCCGTTAATCAATGGACTAAATATACTTAGCATTTATTCATAGTTTCAGTATgacaaatattttgtttttccagaaacAGGAGGGACCCGACACCCATGAAATGATTATTAGTCTAATTCCgcactactttttattttttgttcctcGTCCTATCCGTCACATTATGTTGTCGTCAACcgcttaaacaaaaaaaaaaaaaaaaaaaaaagcgaagcACCACTTCATGCAGTCATTCTCCGCTTGGAGATTAAATCAGTTCACTCTGTCGCCTGATACCATGAACCATTTTTGATTTACTTTTCCCGTGGTGCGTTCACCCAGCCAAGGGTAAACCAGCGTTCTGAGCTCTCTGTTTGATTGGGAACGACACACAATGCTCTGAGCTGAAACTAGCTTAAACAAACAGGGTAGGGAAAAGCAAATAGTAAGTCTACGAAAATCATTGGAAAACACTTGAGGGATTTGTTTAAATGGTGTGATATAAGAAAGTGTAAAAGCTCCGGTGGAGTACTCGACTTgccattaaaattaaaaaaataaataaaatgtatttgctttttttccattaaaaggcAAGATGAACGttcaaaatatttattcatattcatatctTATGTATTTACATTTCAGTATGAAAGAATGCAACGGTGACTGAAGGCACTGCTGTACATGGCACCGCCCTGCCGTGGCACACTGGCGTCTCCATTTggcaataaaaatgtaacacttTATACCTTATTAAATTATTTGCTTTGAGCACATCAAAAACATTGCATTGCAGTATAAAAACACTACTGACATGTAACACAACAACCGCATATGACACATGCATAATAGCTTTTTTATAGCTTGTTTACTGGCAGAGAAAACTTTCTACTCAGTAGATCATTTTCATATCCAgcagataaacagacagaaaaaggtACTACTAGAACTACTAgtctaaaaaataattatacacATGTTCACCGGAGTCTTAAAAATCCTTTGGATTCTGGTAGAATATGAACAGAATACAGAGAATGACTTGATGTTAATTGGGAATTACTGACCTATAAACATGAAACTGATCTACCAAAATGAAATTTGACTTTAAGGCCAAatcacattctttcttttcctgcacAGCTCATTATTGCGAGAACATTTAGTGTATGTACCTGGATgaatttcagaaaataaaacggCTTTCTGTATAAAATGCTACTGTTCACGGGAACTGAGAAAGCCGGGTAACATGTTTGTTACTGTAACCAAAGTCACTGCATTGTTTTCCCAGGTTTGTTTTGCGAAAGGTTTAGTGTTTAGGGTAGGCAGAGTCTTGAAAGACATCGAGGCAGTTCACTGTTATGAGCGCACCGGTCAGATGCCTCCACTGTCTGGTGGCGGGGTTCTTCATTTTGTCCATGACCAGATGCAGATCCTGGATCATGTCCTTGTAGCTGTCTCCATAACGCATACTCCAGGAGAACAGGAAGTCATAAGCAGGCTTCCACATGGACTGAAACAGAACAGTACAGTAACAGTTACTGATGAGATTCATGATAAATTGTGTGGCTTAGTGTATCCATTACTTGTGCACCAACGTATACTGTTAAACTGACCTGGGAGGAGACTTCGCCGCTCTTCCCTCGATGTGGTGCCTCATAGCTGGTTATCTGTGCGCTGGAGAGTTTTCCCATCTTCTCGGCGAGCTCCCTCCATCGTATTCCCAGCTCCACAGCAGTGGACAGGATGATGGTGTTCTGAATGAGCTGGGCCACAACATTCACAGAGTCCATCTTCAACAGGCCCtagagaataataataacacctaAATTAGCTGTACATCGGCTTTCAAACTGGTTTGTGAGTTTGTTGTGCCGGATGTTTCCAAGGTGCGGAGATTTCATAATACTTTCAATCTACTTACCACCATGAGTTCATGCAGGAACTTTTTCCTGCTCTTCCCGGTGTGGCAGTCTTCCTTGAGCTTTTCCAGAACGGAGGCCACCTTATCAGCCTCGGTTTCAGCGCGCCTCCGTGTGATCGTGTCCAGAGACAAGTTTTTGTACCCTAGGGCGTTGGCAAAATCTCTCCAGCTGGTTATGTGTTCAGTGACCATCGTCTGGATAGCAGAGTACATGTACGTGAGCTTCCTGAAGGGCAGCGTCATGTTATCCAAGAGGACCTCTGTGGTGATTTGAATGCCGGTGAAGTCGATCACCTGGTCCTTGGTTATGagtttgatgtttttacagtgaaCCAAACCAATCCTACCTCTGAGGAATCCGATGTACCACTCCTTTACTTTGGAGTTACCCACTGACCTAACAGTCTCTCTGGAAAGGATAGCCACCGTCTCACCTTTAAAGTACTCCAGAAGGTATTCTACCCGAGGCTGACGGAGCACTGACTTCAGAGCTACACCGTACCATTGCAGGTTCACAGGTTTGTCCGTGAATTTGGGCAAATCGGGACCACTTTCTTCAGGAATAGGCGTCGTTTTTGCCATTTCAATCTTCTTTTCAAGTTGCCTCAACACCCGCTTTTCTGATCTAATGGGAGCTGCAGGAGGGGAAGGAACGTGGAAGTGCGCAACAGTCGACGTGTTTGATTCCTTCACACCGACATCTAATTTAAAAGGAGTCATTTCTGCATTGCCAGAACAAGACATCGCAACCGGCAGGTGCAGAACGGTCCCTATTTTGAGCTGACTTTGCCGCACTTCTTTCAGTTTGTCCTCAGGTTTGATTTTAAACATGGACCCGGTGATGCCAACACCAACATGCAGGTTGTTCAGCCGGTCTGGTTTAAACCTGTGTTTACCCCACAGTTGCAGCACAAGAGGAGGCAGATTTTTGTTGCCTCTGCATACATCTGAAAATGGAAGCTTTGGTGGGACATCATCATGACAACAGACAACTATTACAACtttgaatgatggatggatgtaccTGGGGCCATAAACCGCCACTGTAATTTGTCGGTCAAGGTAATCCCAGATTGACGTTGCAGGGCTCTGCAGCGCAGACGCCTCTGCGACCGCAAtgacataaaaatgtgtcttcagGTCCTGGAACTTCATCTGCATCTTATTGTTGTTAATGTAACAGTCGTTCATTTTGAGATAAGGCCCATCTTTTTTGTTGGACACCAGTCCGGACACAGTGGTCATTACCTGACTTAAAGGGTCTTTCTTCACCTCTCCTGACAGTTTCATCTCCAGAGACAGACACtcttttgtgttg contains:
- the macc1 gene encoding metastasis-associated in colon cancer protein 1, with product MAAGRTRSFRRVGSLMRTRSEGTLIDLSDNGPTSNNLNGVTQNSEWPLLQPEVLPSSQEKNPFWNKLSASNPFLDDIVHGSTDKRIPDTSDVIQDHEKHSDNSNDDTYSTSSDESNVGKFLENKHKISHSSGRWRSASDILDDLERKAPKQENCFSPPGTVLNPDFEWLKNDREAYKMAWLSHRQLTRSCLDLNLISKSPGWAQTQATNFQVISKIGHDGGSVQLHESEICIHIPKGHVPPGEVQEVTLKAMLDPPPGLNNNYVTTISPLLEVVLSNINTKECLSLEMKLSGEVKKDPLSQVMTTVSGLVSNKKDGPYLKMNDCYINNNKMQMKFQDLKTHFYVIAVAEASALQSPATSIWDYLDRQITVAVYGPRYIHPSFKVVIVVCCHDDVPPKLPFSDVCRGNKNLPPLVLQLWGKHRFKPDRLNNLHVGVGITGSMFKIKPEDKLKEVRQSQLKIGTVLHLPVAMSCSGNAEMTPFKLDVGVKESNTSTVAHFHVPSPPAAPIRSEKRVLRQLEKKIEMAKTTPIPEESGPDLPKFTDKPVNLQWYGVALKSVLRQPRVEYLLEYFKGETVAILSRETVRSVGNSKVKEWYIGFLRGRIGLVHCKNIKLITKDQVIDFTGIQITTEVLLDNMTLPFRKLTYMYSAIQTMVTEHITSWRDFANALGYKNLSLDTITRRRAETEADKVASVLEKLKEDCHTGKSRKKFLHELMVGLLKMDSVNVVAQLIQNTIILSTAVELGIRWRELAEKMGKLSSAQITSYEAPHRGKSGEVSSQSMWKPAYDFLFSWSMRYGDSYKDMIQDLHLVMDKMKNPATRQWRHLTGALITVNCLDVFQDSAYPKH